The Planctomicrobium piriforme genome window below encodes:
- a CDS encoding thioredoxin family protein, whose translation MQRILLSSVVVASFVAAFAIVTLAGPPGAAKPPAGAPAGIKWHTSLQTAHKQAVAENKPLLIVFGAEWCGFCKKLEKQTLNTPELSKYINDTFVAVHLDLDKEKKIGEILEVHALPCTIVLSPNADLLGRINGYETAAPFQKKLVAARELYHPQPVQTAAAPGPVVR comes from the coding sequence ATGCAACGGATTCTCCTTTCTTCAGTCGTCGTGGCATCGTTCGTCGCCGCTTTTGCCATCGTGACCCTCGCCGGACCGCCGGGGGCCGCCAAGCCTCCCGCCGGAGCGCCCGCCGGCATCAAATGGCACACCAGCCTGCAGACCGCTCACAAGCAGGCCGTCGCCGAGAACAAGCCGCTTCTCATCGTCTTCGGCGCCGAATGGTGCGGGTTCTGCAAGAAGCTCGAAAAGCAGACCCTCAACACTCCGGAACTCTCGAAGTACATCAACGACACCTTTGTCGCGGTCCATCTCGACCTCGACAAGGAAAAGAAGATCGGCGAGATCCTCGAAGTGCATGCCTTGCCCTGCACCATCGTCCTCAGCCCGAACGCCGACCTGCTGGGCCGCATCAATGGTTACGAAACCGCTGCGCCGTTCCAGAAGAAGCTCGTCGCTGCCCGCGAGCTGTATCACCCGCAGCCCGTTCAGACCGCTGCCGCACCGGGCCCGGTCGTCCGCTGA
- a CDS encoding RNA-binding S4 domain-containing protein → MSEPETAQPEESLRLDQFMKITGLAQTGGQAKLVIQGGEVTVNGQVETRRRRKLVPGDLVSFDGHELEVALDEES, encoded by the coding sequence ATGAGCGAACCTGAAACAGCACAGCCTGAAGAGTCGCTGCGGCTCGATCAGTTTATGAAAATCACCGGCCTGGCCCAAACCGGCGGTCAGGCGAAGCTGGTCATTCAGGGGGGTGAAGTGACGGTCAACGGTCAGGTCGAAACCCGCCGCCGCCGCAAACTCGTCCCCGGCGATCTCGTCAGCTTCGACGGCCACGAACTCGAAGTCGCCCTCGACGAAGAGAGTTAA
- a CDS encoding AAA family ATPase encodes MKTSDILQDLNRRILAGYSILLLRTYEEQRWEEHLSDLALDLERGLVTWSETAGPQPPLDQFDTPPGVLGFLSLIEKYPSDHLFLLKDLHAHLSHPEVSRKLRDLLPRLKATRKTLLLMSPVDTLPVELMKDVTILDLPLPGPDEFRGVLRESLSPDAPEFALSPREEDRLVQAVLGLTQEEARRAFAKVLQGTDGFNEELFPRLVAEKRHLIQGSNLLEFFDLDEGLGDIGGLDGLKEWVQQRANAFSPDAKSRGISNPRGVLLAGVQGCGKSLSARAIARIFGFPLVRLDIGALLESSRGGSEQNLRDVLRLMETIAPAILWLEEIDKAFAGFDDEASNDATMSRLVGRFLTWLQEHQAPVFVVATANNVAKLPPEMLRRGRFDELFFVDLPNYHERLDIYRIHLAKRGWKPEKFDLDSLSDQSEGYSGAEIEQVVNSAIIEAHAQNRLPTQADFAAARELTVPLSVTMEDEIFALREWARTRCRAATLDFRVMQVMEDEQRKGEFVDYELHEQPKWMQFAEHGQFASAMQAFIEMYDNVHWAKLLHEFQPYFETKGDYGLVLRSDPKIALCIRISRELVDMLGEYIDGRRIYLHPLELSEVPLAERPSIPAIEKLPDQKVDRPVWYPTKLRVIPPREGSGRLARVARIRMGKG; translated from the coding sequence ATGAAAACATCCGACATCCTGCAAGACCTCAACCGCCGGATTCTCGCAGGCTATTCCATCCTCCTGCTCCGGACTTATGAAGAACAACGCTGGGAAGAACACCTCTCCGATCTGGCGCTCGATCTCGAACGCGGGCTCGTCACCTGGTCGGAAACCGCCGGGCCGCAGCCCCCGCTCGATCAATTCGATACCCCGCCCGGCGTCCTCGGCTTTCTGTCGTTGATCGAGAAGTATCCTTCCGACCATCTCTTCCTCCTGAAGGATCTGCATGCTCATTTGTCGCACCCCGAAGTCAGCCGCAAGCTGCGCGACCTGCTGCCTCGACTGAAAGCCACCCGGAAGACGCTTTTGCTGATGTCGCCGGTCGACACCCTGCCGGTCGAACTGATGAAAGACGTCACGATCCTCGATCTTCCGCTCCCAGGTCCTGACGAATTCCGCGGAGTCCTTCGCGAAAGCCTTTCTCCCGACGCGCCGGAATTCGCCCTGTCGCCGCGCGAGGAAGACCGGCTGGTGCAAGCGGTCCTGGGACTCACTCAGGAAGAAGCCCGTCGTGCGTTCGCCAAAGTCCTGCAGGGAACCGATGGTTTCAACGAAGAACTCTTCCCCCGACTGGTCGCCGAAAAACGGCACCTGATTCAAGGGTCGAACCTCCTCGAGTTCTTCGATCTCGACGAAGGCCTCGGCGACATCGGCGGTCTCGACGGCCTGAAGGAATGGGTGCAGCAACGCGCGAACGCCTTTTCGCCCGACGCCAAGTCGCGCGGCATCTCGAATCCCCGCGGCGTGCTGCTTGCCGGTGTACAGGGTTGCGGTAAAAGTCTCAGCGCTCGCGCCATCGCGCGCATCTTCGGCTTCCCCCTCGTGCGGCTCGATATTGGCGCGCTGCTCGAATCCTCACGCGGCGGTTCCGAACAGAACCTTCGCGACGTTCTCCGCCTGATGGAGACTATCGCCCCCGCCATTCTCTGGCTCGAAGAAATCGACAAGGCGTTCGCCGGCTTCGATGACGAAGCCAGCAACGACGCCACCATGTCCCGCCTTGTGGGCCGCTTCCTCACCTGGCTGCAGGAACATCAGGCGCCCGTCTTCGTCGTCGCCACGGCCAATAACGTCGCCAAGCTCCCGCCTGAAATGCTGCGGCGCGGGCGTTTCGACGAGCTGTTCTTCGTCGACCTGCCCAACTACCACGAACGGCTCGACATCTACCGCATTCATCTCGCCAAACGGGGTTGGAAGCCGGAGAAGTTCGATCTCGACAGTTTGTCCGATCAAAGCGAAGGCTACAGCGGCGCTGAAATCGAACAGGTGGTGAACTCGGCCATCATCGAAGCCCACGCCCAGAACCGCCTTCCGACTCAGGCCGACTTCGCCGCCGCGCGGGAACTGACTGTCCCCCTCTCCGTCACGATGGAAGATGAAATCTTCGCACTCCGCGAATGGGCCCGCACCCGCTGCCGCGCCGCCACGCTCGACTTCCGCGTCATGCAGGTGATGGAAGACGAACAACGCAAAGGAGAGTTCGTCGATTACGAACTGCACGAGCAGCCGAAGTGGATGCAGTTCGCCGAACATGGTCAGTTCGCTTCAGCCATGCAGGCGTTCATCGAAATGTACGACAACGTCCACTGGGCCAAGTTGCTGCACGAATTCCAGCCCTACTTCGAAACCAAGGGCGATTACGGACTCGTGCTTCGCTCCGATCCGAAGATCGCCCTCTGCATTCGCATCAGCCGCGAACTGGTCGACATGCTCGGCGAGTACATCGACGGCCGCCGCATCTATCTGCACCCGCTGGAACTGAGCGAAGTCCCCCTCGCCGAGCGCCCGTCCATCCCGGCAATTGAAAAACTGCCAGATCAAAAGGTCGACCGCCCGGTCTGGTATCCCACCAAACTCCGGGTCATTCCCCCCCGCGAAGGCAGCGGCCGTCTCGCCCGAGTCGCCCGCATCCGCATGGGCAAAGGTTAA
- the thiO gene encoding glycine oxidase ThiO yields MSDVIIVGGGVIGLTTAWELASRNLQVTVLDQSEMGQEASWAGAGMIPPGDLLDPATHQLAVLSAQLWPDLSARLYEQTGIDNGYRLCGGLVLPTHENVAAIQSAWQSHGVPAEIIDEPALQALEPALAPHLTSAVSLPTLSQVRNPRHLKALKAACLAAGVQLLPQQGVVGWEMDGARILAAQTDKGRVTGDKFIVTAGAWSAQLLEQVGLDLAIRPMRGQMLLLHAPQQIIHRVIESGPRYLVPRDDGRILIGSTEEDVGFQKTNTDEAIAALRQLGVELVPSLADVPVEKTWAGLRPFATRRRPFLGKVPDRKNLYIAAGHFRAGLSNSPATALLLRQLILQEPLTLDLADFGC; encoded by the coding sequence ATGTCGGACGTGATCATTGTCGGCGGCGGAGTCATCGGTCTGACCACCGCCTGGGAGCTCGCCAGCCGGAACCTGCAGGTGACCGTCCTCGACCAGTCCGAAATGGGACAGGAAGCCAGTTGGGCCGGCGCAGGGATGATCCCGCCCGGCGATCTCCTCGATCCGGCGACACATCAACTCGCGGTGCTGAGCGCCCAACTCTGGCCTGACCTGAGCGCGCGGCTGTACGAACAGACCGGCATCGACAACGGCTATCGCCTTTGCGGCGGACTCGTGTTGCCGACGCACGAAAACGTTGCAGCCATCCAGTCCGCCTGGCAATCGCATGGCGTCCCTGCCGAGATCATCGACGAGCCAGCGTTGCAGGCACTCGAACCAGCGTTAGCTCCGCATCTCACCAGCGCCGTCTCGCTCCCCACGTTGTCTCAGGTGCGAAACCCGCGACACCTCAAAGCCCTCAAAGCTGCCTGTCTGGCCGCAGGCGTTCAGCTCCTGCCGCAACAGGGAGTCGTTGGCTGGGAGATGGACGGGGCCCGCATCCTCGCCGCACAAACAGACAAGGGCCGCGTCACCGGCGATAAGTTCATCGTCACCGCCGGAGCCTGGAGCGCGCAGCTCCTCGAACAGGTTGGTTTAGATCTCGCCATTCGACCCATGCGCGGGCAGATGCTGCTGTTGCACGCGCCGCAACAGATCATTCACCGCGTCATCGAATCCGGTCCTCGTTACCTCGTCCCTCGGGATGACGGCCGCATTCTCATCGGCTCGACGGAAGAAGACGTTGGCTTTCAGAAAACCAATACGGACGAAGCCATCGCCGCGCTCCGACAACTGGGGGTCGAACTCGTCCCCTCGCTGGCCGACGTTCCCGTCGAAAAAACCTGGGCAGGCCTGCGCCCCTTCGCGACGCGGCGTCGACCGTTCCTCGGGAAAGTCCCCGATCGCAAGAACCTCTATATCGCAGCCGGCCACTTTCGCGCCGGCCTGTCGAACTCACCAGCCACAGCCCTGCTGCTGCGACAATTGATTCTGCAAGAACCGCTGACGCTCGACCTCGCCGACTTCGGCTGTTGA
- a CDS encoding c-type cytochrome domain-containing protein, translated as MRRFAIQLGLILTLLVCANQAAFAQLTAEHRKELAELTKQVGQAAALIKKKNYDEAGTLLKGVEEKLKEISTAASVPETDPALKRVSILVDKQQAILDKAGGAAPAAKADELSFMKDVAPIINQRCIECHGETNPRNGLRLDTFAGWRAGGRSGQLLVPGNPTASLIVARINAAEGQGRMPRNGDPLSGEDKEKITNWIKKGARFDGGNENLTLAAIIFEEAKKNVKIPKPTGKETVSFTKDIAPFMTNLCLNCHNARRQAGGLSVENFFDIMKGGESGEVIIPGDMENSRFFRLVGGLELPRMPQGQGRITRQNYEDLKKWFEEGNTYDGGDPLTPIRSFVPSAAEMAKSTFGSKSEDEMRALRETGSMKLFHDAAGSAEPARVNSENFLLLGNVDQRRLETVQGWADSQLKRLQTDFSGNGQAWRGRLAILVLKDREDYEQLAEAEEKRIDNETFGHAKVTLGHEDAYVVLQDLGDKPARGPGLQASLVEQLTAAYLSKGDRPLPLWLTNGTGLMMAEELLGPAQVKAMKETAAGLAPAVNQPDEVFVDGTFSAASSGAIGYTLVKYLIDRGGMSRFVLFVRALERGDAVNAALQSIYGSNSTTVANAYFASLKAR; from the coding sequence ATGCGGCGTTTTGCGATCCAACTCGGCCTGATTCTGACATTGCTGGTCTGCGCCAACCAGGCCGCCTTCGCTCAACTGACCGCGGAGCATCGTAAGGAACTCGCCGAACTGACCAAACAGGTCGGCCAGGCTGCCGCCCTCATCAAGAAGAAGAACTACGACGAAGCCGGCACCCTCCTCAAGGGGGTTGAAGAGAAACTCAAAGAGATCTCGACCGCAGCCAGCGTTCCCGAAACCGATCCCGCTCTCAAACGGGTGTCCATCCTGGTCGACAAGCAACAGGCGATTCTCGACAAAGCGGGCGGGGCTGCACCAGCAGCCAAAGCCGATGAACTCAGCTTCATGAAAGATGTCGCGCCGATCATCAATCAGCGCTGCATCGAGTGCCACGGCGAAACCAACCCCCGCAACGGGCTGCGGCTCGATACCTTTGCCGGCTGGCGGGCCGGCGGTCGCAGCGGGCAACTCCTCGTCCCCGGCAACCCGACGGCGAGTCTGATCGTCGCCCGCATTAATGCCGCAGAGGGCCAGGGCCGCATGCCCCGCAACGGCGATCCACTCTCTGGAGAAGACAAAGAGAAGATCACCAACTGGATCAAGAAGGGGGCCCGCTTCGACGGCGGAAACGAAAACCTGACGCTCGCCGCGATCATCTTCGAGGAAGCCAAAAAGAACGTAAAAATCCCCAAGCCCACTGGCAAGGAAACAGTCAGCTTCACCAAAGACATCGCCCCCTTCATGACCAACCTGTGCCTGAACTGCCACAACGCACGGCGACAGGCGGGCGGCCTGTCCGTCGAAAACTTCTTCGACATCATGAAGGGTGGTGAAAGCGGTGAAGTCATCATCCCCGGCGATATGGAGAACAGCCGCTTCTTTCGCCTCGTCGGCGGACTCGAACTCCCCCGCATGCCGCAAGGCCAGGGCCGCATCACCCGTCAGAACTACGAAGACCTGAAAAAATGGTTCGAGGAAGGGAACACCTACGACGGCGGCGACCCGCTGACGCCGATTCGTTCTTTCGTCCCCTCTGCCGCGGAGATGGCCAAAAGCACGTTCGGCTCGAAGTCCGAAGACGAAATGCGGGCACTCCGCGAAACAGGATCGATGAAGCTGTTCCACGACGCAGCCGGTTCAGCAGAACCAGCTCGCGTGAATTCTGAGAACTTCCTCTTGCTGGGCAATGTCGACCAGCGCCGACTCGAAACCGTCCAGGGCTGGGCCGACTCTCAACTGAAACGCTTGCAGACAGACTTCAGCGGCAACGGTCAGGCCTGGCGCGGACGGCTCGCCATTCTCGTCCTCAAAGATCGAGAAGACTACGAGCAACTGGCCGAAGCGGAAGAAAAACGGATCGACAACGAAACCTTCGGCCACGCCAAAGTGACGCTCGGCCATGAAGATGCCTATGTGGTTCTGCAGGATCTCGGCGACAAACCCGCCCGCGGGCCAGGCCTGCAGGCGTCGCTGGTCGAACAACTCACCGCCGCCTACCTGTCAAAGGGAGATCGCCCCCTCCCCCTCTGGCTCACGAATGGGACTGGCTTGATGATGGCGGAAGAACTCCTCGGCCCTGCCCAGGTGAAAGCCATGAAAGAAACAGCCGCAGGTCTCGCCCCCGCAGTGAACCAGCCAGACGAAGTCTTCGTCGACGGCACGTTCTCAGCCGCATCCTCCGGCGCGATCGGCTATACCCTCGTGAAATATCTGATCGATCGGGGAGGCATGTCTCGCTTCGTACTCTTTGTCCGCGCCCTCGAGCGAGGGGACGCCGTGAACGCGGCACTGCAATCAATCTACGGTTCAAACAGCACGACGGTCGCCAACGCCTACTTTGCCAGCTTGAAAGCGCGTTGA